One Danio rerio strain Tuebingen ecotype United States chromosome 7, GRCz12tu, whole genome shotgun sequence genomic window, tgtcatcatgacaaagataaaataaatcagttattagaaatagattattaaaactattatgtttagaaatgaaaaaaatcttctcttcgttgaatagaaattggagaaaaaataaataggggagctaataattcagggggaggctaataattctgacttcaactgtgtttgtgtgtgtgtatgtatatatatatatatatatatatatatatatatatatatatatatatatatatatatatatatatatatatgctaataaTAGTATCCTACTAATAATATTATCctaatattatttgttaattcTACTATAAACAAATGTAAGGTGttgcataattttattattttttagatgcTGATAAAATGTTTGTCAATAATTTTTCCTTCTCTCTGTGAAGATTTACCCTGTGAAAGACAAATCACCTCAAAGAAAGCGTTTGGCGCTGCTCATAAACAATGTAGATTTTAAAGATAACGTCAGGACTGGGGCAGACAAGGATGAGCTGAGTATGGAGAGGCTGCTTAAAGGTTTGGGATACTCTGTGGTGACACTCAGAGACCTCTCTGCACAGGTGCATACacatttatttgttcaaaatatTCACATTTGTTTGGCTTTCTTTTAAAACATGATGTATATTGATGGTCTGATGCTTAGGGTATGTCTACTGCCATGCGAGACTTTTCCCAGCGAAAGGAACACGCTGATTCGGACAGCTGCTTTGTGGTATTAATGTCCCATGGAGATGAAAGTGGGATCTGTGGGATTTTTGATTCTTCTTCTCAAGATGACGTTTTTCCACCAGATGAAATTTTTAAGTACTTGAACACACCAAACTGTGCTGGGTTGCGGGACAAGCCAAAAATCATCCTTATCCAGTCATGTAGGGGCGGTAAGTCAAAAAGCATACAAAAAAGGTGTATTAAGAATATATACATTGCAAATTTGATTAAATGTTCCGGACAATATGCTTTACCAGGTAAACCTGGCAATGTGGATGTTCCAGATAGTGTGCCAATACGTGGCACAAGAAGAGAGCATAAAGAAAAAGATTTCTGTTGCTTTAGATCTTCTACTCCAGGTAAATAATATTTCTGGACCAAATTTCACCaggtttactactttattacttCATGATACACACACATTGACATGCATACACTGATGCTGACTTCTGGttgatatttatttcaaagtgttacaATTCCTGTAATGTATGTCATAATTTGCATTCGTTCCACAGATACTGTGTCCTACAGGAACAAAGAAAAAGGCTCACATTTCATCCAAGACCTTGTGGAAATTTTTAATCGGCATGCCCATGAGGACGATATTGAGGAGCTCTTCAGAAAGGCAAAgtcacatttaatattttttttaataaggatTATTTAGCAAGACACAGATCAATCTGCAGACATCATTGTGTGTGCAGAAATCAGTGGCTGATTTAGTTTTGAATGGAtgctatttatttgttgattaaaatatttttaacattttgaacTTGTTAGTAACATTAAAAAGGTCTGGAATTAGTTAAACATTTAGTTAATCAATtgaacattttagatttttatgaTTAGTTAATTTTGTTCTAATCTTTACTTACGTTTTTTTAAACAGGTTATTATGAAGTTTAGGGAGACACATGATGAGCAAATGCCATGCAAAGAAAGAACAACATTATGTAAAAAGTTCTACCTCTTTCCTGGATTGTAAATCATAGCAAGTGCAATATATATCTGCTTTCCTGTATGCATATCCAtatattcatttcttttctttactCTAATGTTATTGACATTTAATGCATTTGTATGTTTACCAAAAACATCAAGAAAGTAATCCACTGGATTTTAAAATTCTGTTTGACACTATTTTATTCGTTAcaaatgtttattgttttattattagattgtatatttaaaattaccaaacaaaaatgtttacatCACAAGTTAGCATGATACACTGTATGTTgacttgtttgtttgcttggtctGCCAATGTGGTATGCATTTCTTGTAACCGCTTGTGTCATTTATTGTAACTGAATTTCCTGAACTGCAAAACAGAAACCAAAACTGAACCCTGAAGTAGACCTTCGCTGTAGGAAACCTGGGAGTGttctctgtttttgtttctttttacagATAGAATGAGGTTTTTATGTTTATGATATGGAACATCTAAGTTAAAAATTAACACAAGTCTTTCTCAAATAAACCTCCATATGCATCTGAAATAAAGCTTTCTCAGCTCACTGGACATTTGATGGTTTTATAGTCtttgtgtttatgttttattgtctTTTGTGGCCTTTTCCACCAGGAAATAAAAAGTATGGCcaaaaggtcaaaattatgactttaaaaaaagGCCAAattaagatgaaataaatcaaaataatggCAAAGTTAcaattatgattttaaaatgacaatgttACGTCAATAGGTGACGACAACAATCTAAATGTGTCACTTCATTCTTTAAAAATGACGAATCTAATGAAAACAAATCTTTATGACTTTGAATGACCAACTTAAATTGAGATAGAAAattcatataatataaaaattatataatacaaaacaattttgagttattaaaaaataagtttataaaacattttatttcttaaatgtCACTGTTTCAACTTTCTTGCTTGTAATTTTGACATAGTAGGTCATAATTTTGACATACTAAGTTAGAATTTCGAGTTTTTAAGACATGATTTTATTTCCTTGTTGAAACAGGCTTTCATAACACATCTAGTTGGTCTAATTGTGGGCTATATTGGATGTATATGATAAAGGGTTAATTATTTGATTTTCctaattgttttcttttgtttcctATCGTTCAGCCATGATGATATGAATTAGACAAATATAAATGTCAGGGCAATGCAAAATTTATCCATGTCATGTGAGTTGAATGTCATTGTAAAAgcatattattataaatgttacaaGTAAATCAGTATATAAATCGGTATGCATTTATTACAAATTAATTTtagtatgtgattttttttaaagtgtataaatGACAATATAGCATTACCTTTAGCCCCATTTGTTGCAGCTTAATTTTTACACATTCTTTTTGGTGAATTATAatagacatttttatattagctTAGTTTACCATTCTTGaatatgagaaaaaaatatatgaaacacAAAAACCCAGCACTTTCAATCATTTATTAATATCCAAAATCCAAAAAGACTAGGCAGCACAAAACATTCAATGATTCACCACAATCAAATAGCTTTCGTTTTTTTCTCATTAccttttgtgtgattttttttccttatttttgaCAATTTGTCTGTGAGACCAATGTCTTTTATTCtcttttaattctattttttaacaGCTTTTTTATATGAAGGTGTACTGGTCCTCTGAACTTTTTACTTTTTGTACAAATCTTACAATTTTTGTGTGGAAATGCGATAGCTTCTTCTAGTGGCATCATTTTGCTCAGTTTTTTAAGCAGTTCTGAGGTATAACTGTGACCATCTGAGTTATCAATGACATGATATCTGCCCTGACAACAACGAACCACTTGACGAAGCTTCCTATGTTTTGAAATAAATTCATCGATGGTCTGGCCAAGTTTTGTGAGCTCTCTGCCATTTGTGAAGATGATCGTTATGCGACTTCTGGCTCCTGAATCTagttgttttctgaaagtgtgaaACAGACCTTGCTGATGTTCGGTGAATTTAGAGATCGGTATTATCCAGAGGATCACATTGGGCCCAGGGTCAGATAACTTAACACACTTCTCTATTTCCTCAGCCCAACTCAATTTATTGAGGCAAAAGAGATTTGGGGTGTCCACCACAGTGACCTTTTCCACTGTCTTTACCATGCACTCTTTAGTCACAGTTTCTGATCCACTTCTGCAAGGAAAGTAATCTCCACCAAGGATGATGTTGCCTACTGTACTCTTCCCAGATCTGGAAGGCCCGGTCAGAAGGATCCTCAGAGGACGAGAAAAACTGCCTGGACTGAAAACTTTAGAAGAAAGCACAAACAATTTAAAGATGTAGTCACTGTGACATTGACATAAAGAAACCTGTTAAAATCCTACCTTTTTTTCTGTACAACAGCATGTAGGGTAGGCTTGAGCtgtcaaaagacaaaaaaaaaaaaaactgatttaaatgCTAAACACTTTCaactttacatttaatttacttttgcaCACTACACTCACTTTTTCAGGGGTGTTTCTGAAGTCTGTAAAATATTGACATGaatattaaaagataaaaatgacaaataaaaggaAAAGGGGTCTAAAAATCTCTTAATTCCATAATGGATATCAAACAACCAAATATACAGTACCTCTGTTACACGGCTGTCATCAAAACAGTACCATACTCCATTTTCATAAGATTTAATGATTGCTTCGTAGTGTCCACCACTGTATCTCCCCTTATGGTTGATAACAGCATAAAGTTCATATGAAGGCCTATTGTCCTGCAGAGAAAGATCAGGTTTAttctacaaccccaaatcagaaaaggttgggcCAGTAtaaaaaacgcaaataaaaaagaaagtagtgatttttaaatttactttgacttgtatttcattgcagacaatacaacaaacattattcaaTGTGAtgctcaagatttttttttttttatgtattcaaattttggttcttgcaacacatttcaaaaaagttgtGACAAGAGCAATTTAAGGCTAGTAATCAAGTAGATTGGTTAAATaatggtacaaaagcagcatccaagaaaggtctagtccttagGAGCAAAGATTGGCCAagaatcgccagtttgccaacaaatacgagaaaataattaaaatgttttaatacaatgttcctcaaagaaatatAGAAGGATATCTATATTGTAATATTGGAGAAATATGTCATATAACATGCATCCTTTTTCCTTTTTCCccctatttatatatttgtatttattcattgatttactCTGCTCCTTTTATCAATGCTGAATAAATGTTAATTGTTGAGTTGATCTTGTTTAATATATTGTTATAGTATAGTTTCAATATTCTCATGAGTCATGAGACtgaggcatttaaaaaaaactctagATGCAACTGACCACTGTTAACCTGATGAAGTCAGCTCTCTGCCGAAACGTGTGGATTTTTTTAGAAATTAGCCATGTGATTAAAGGCTTTTTAATGTATCTTCCACAtcttttgagtgccttggactgatttttgttgattgttctgatgaatcccttgccCAAAGAGCACGAATACGTTATTTGAGCTACCCCAGAGcactttttgttagttttttttaaaggttcacgaaactctggagtactttttttgagattttaacaggttTGTGTTTGTTGAGCAACAAGAGAATGTTAGCACCTGTTGGCTGTAATTGTAAGAacaactggataattttgagcttttgtcagtttatttcagtttacgggtttaaaatgatttttggggcgggatcaaaattggcGATGTAGCGCAAAACTCCAAGTGCACAGATGacgcatcggtttctcattattatcatTAGCGGAGTTTtcctatcctatgagaagagcctgctacttaattattcatgactgcatgtgttttccgaaggcaaggcagacctgccagtgccaagctgtgagacacgaacccacggcacacagtattagCCGTTCAcaaagggtcgtatgtgtttgtttccatgatctacAGGGTTTGTTGAATGTTTTTccctgcgatgctgtcagggccaatagagtggaggaactatgacgtcaatttgtatgcaaaaacccggaagcgagttagcattttagcagttccggttccctcgtcccaaagtcaatgggttttttgaatggggtttcagtaaaatcgcttaaataaggtctgTGACTAACACCAACTCaatatactttcacgttttgctctacgacataaaacacatcagttacagcacactcttcaacttttaaattgattatgattctttaaaaagacggttgctatcaagttgctaaatgagactacaggcggcgtcggggacattatacgtcatcgagctgatctggtctggagcgcagcccGCTTGTGATGGGCGTTTGGATTTGTTTgtgatttaggtattttcatgaatagtattttatagtttgttgtattattctaattgagaattcagattgtgtgtagataattccttcacatggAAAGACTGTCGAGACAGACTAATTTGTTGatcgtttattttaattaaacgatattatgaaaatactgctcaccagtgcagcctgtttctttcctgctctcagtaatgcaaacgtgtgaataaatgtgtaaaatacatgcatgttaacagtcattttaacgtgatcaagtgatttctcgtctttttttcttcatctgaacacatttaactgcagtatttacactcctccataaaacgttcagcagatgtgactgtatgggctgtttttcgctgtacttcttgacaaaaaatgaatattgaatgttgctctgtgcccatgatgatggaacttgcaggcatttgatagacttgttcctcctcacgcctatttctgtcgtctgtttaaggtaagcgggctgtgtgcgCGAGCGATACACgtatttaaatatgtctcataataatactatataggcagatttatacacatttttaaaacttttagaacaaccgcaaagcaaaacagatgtatttcccacgtaaaaacaatccaaaaggcacaaaggtctatgtgtttttgcatatttattagtttataatatatagcgtggattataatataataaacagagagattaactcgttgtcatggacattatttttaaaaataagcttgataagttgtctgtagcagggtggggctgacgtcacagacgagcgccccgagggcactgtagtccgtttatagcctaatgttagcttttcaagtcttgcgtttgtatttaagatccaaaagtgctcaatgttgtattttcgtgtgacaattatccggctgaacaaaacgtgtaagtgtaatgaacagtgtttgaacacagagcttattattcgcaatcttcgaaaaccctatgggaaaatcctatagggattttcacgagggaaccaattttatgctagcagccgattagcctacaaagtgacgtcatagttcctccactctatacagcaaagctgtttgtgtgcagcaagcccAGGAGAGCAGTAGGAGAATTGGAGAATaccggacgttgtcttttatcatgaggttgttcacatttagacacatcccCGTGCTGCTGTGTtagcctaaatcctctagattaccaacagggataatggttaaaatagacagggtaagagacctgctgcactgagtctgcattcagacctatgattcagacccggggattgagggaaagtcctcattgtgtttatataaacacgattatctttataatgatataatttgTGGTGATCTGTATATGaatacaaatgacaaatgtagcagggcattaaattactgtttatttctttgcattttaactctgtaaactataaaatcatgaaaATCGTGGGTCTcttcacggtttgtgtctcattttgtgagctaactgacaacagttgtttgctcccctccttctcccctgctggccacgcccactcctgccctttgctcgccatcgacttctctgggctcagaggcatctgggatggaccatcacacagtggaccAATGAAGAAAGGGATCATCCAGACGGTTACTACAGactgggacaaaattacacctgaaacacttcatcgcttggtgtcttcagtccctaaacatcttttaagtaTTGTGAAAAGGATTGGcaacattttaaagttttaaatgctttACCGTATCAACATTTTTAGACATTGTTATTTATtctctcatgtatttgttggcaaactgtcGATCCTTGGCCCATACTTGCTCCtgaaggactagacctttcttgtaTGTCGCTTTTGtaccattatttaaccaattgctcttgtcccaacttttttgaaatgtgttgcaataaccaaaattggaataaaaAACCCTATAATAATCATcacattaaataatttttgttatttagaaatcacaactttcttttatttgcgttttccatactgtcacaAATGTttatgatttggggttgtatattgGTTTTAAAACTTGTGTCTGTGGTATGATGGTTTATTCATCAAACCTTCTTGGGTAGAGTCAGAGGTACATCTAGACGACATTCGTTCTTCTCGTATCTCATCTGCATGTAATCAAagtcaaacctcttcagatgcagGGTGAGAACATTGGGATATTCATCTATTTTAGTCCACTGCAAAAGTAGCACAATTACAAGGACATATGTTAAGCACATAAACCCAAAAATTAATCTGTTTAATAATGCGGGTGATTAATTTTGACAATCTTGCATTTTAAAGGTGCCACATGAACGGTTAGAAATAGTTGAATAATCAGAGTTCAGTACATGGATTAGGccatatgcacacagacttttaatattCAGCCAGGCAGCTCAAGAGTTTCCGgtaaactgtctttccattacaaaattgacACGTTTaagatcagatttttaaaaaaaatcagtgatcttcactgcctgttagatatacgataGGAAGTGTTTattagaccaaacaagaagcactgcattacatttcATTGAATCcacagaatcttgatgaactctgggagacctgcaagaacgctttctttgccattccagatgactttattagtaagttaTTTGTGTCATTGCAgcgatgtatggatgcagtcctcaagGCTCATGAGAGTCATGCACAATACTAACTCTtgttccactgcagcatgactttatatcctatactgtacattatttctgtttaatgacaagacttttgtttaagcaaactcagaccttacagtcctaattaaataataaaaaatcaaggtgtgatcatgttttattttggtaaaataaacataatcttgaggcctttgcctttcatataagccacttctgataccgaatgatcaactagaagtcaagttattatttactgttcataaaacttggatatgcgacaagacttttatcaggcaGTGTATAACTTGTTAGTTTAACGTTTGATAGCTTAACATGTACATTGTATATTGCCGCATGTCTTTGTAATGAGGacacatgtagactgctgaataTAAATGATTATTCATGCATCGTGTCATATCAATCATTAAAATTTAGCATATTGAATCAGTGCATGCTATGGCACCTTTAATTCACTCACcgtttcagtttttgttttgcagtCACATTCATCACAGTACACCCAGTCATCTTCATCAAGTATTGAATGTTCTTCGAAGGTCTTCAGGCCTGTTTCCTGTAGGGTCAGAAAAACAGACTTAGAGAAGAAGCTACATTAAGCAATGACCAGTTTCCTAGAACAAAAACGACTTTTAGATGACAATGAATTGATGTAATATGTTGGGCATATGTTTAATGGATGGGATGTATTTAGCCTTCTTACCACATCATACATCTTGTTATTTTCAACATTGATGGACAGCAGTATTGAGATAAAAGTGTTGGTTTCTGGCATTTCTTTGCCACATTTGCCACATTTTGTTATGTTGATCATCTTCCCTTCAAAGACCTGGAACAGATGCAGGGCTGTTTTAATTTTTGACTCTTTTTCAGTAATCCTTAATAACCACAAACTTTTCCagagtttttaaattattgttgATATGTGACGTATACCTTAAAAGCAAGTGGTCCCATTGTTTTTAAAATCTTTCTGTAATACTCCACTGCATCTTGTTGTTCGAAAACTTgaagataaaaaatatatgtaaattatgTTAACATTTGTAAACCTACAATTTAGAGAAAATAATAGCTGTTTTACTCATCAACATTTAACTTGTTCTGTTAAAAACTTTTTGTGTCAGTACTTTGAGCAGTTAATTAAACAAACAGACCATTTCTTATGCCAAGACTCCTGGTTACTCCTTCAGTTGTGGTTACTGTTTTGGACAGCTTTCTGAAGAGCCTCTGAAGTTGTACCAGGATATTTTCCTTTTCAAGAGAATCTTCAGATCTATACCTTGTTCAATAAATATGAAAAGGTAGTGCAGAAAACATAATAAAGTGGGACTTTAAACAAATAATAgtagcaaaaaaattaaattatatatatatatatatatatatatatatatatatatatatatatatatatatatatatatatatatatatatatatatatatatatataattcattttaatttacctCAGAACTTCCTCTCTGAATTCTTCAGTCATGAATAGACATTGTAGCACTGCATTTAAATAGCAGGTGGCACCTTGATTGGTGAGACCATAATACTGGACTGCATTCCTGATCACAACGTGACATAAAACGTTCATTAATCCATTACATTTGATACTACTGGATATTTTTAGTGCTTCCAAATATTCCAAATTTTACAAACAAGCATGTTCCGTTTTCATTTAGTCGAGATTATAGTATTTAACTTCATAACCTTTGACTTCATGTGATCAGAGTATAAAACAGAGATCTTAAGACTATGtcgttttaaacagtttttagatGGCAATGTTATAAAAAGCCAAACATACCTGTCATTTGAAGACTTTTCAGGGGTCGTCATGGTGAATACGGATATTTTAGTAGGCTTTACGCTCGTCTATTAGGCTATTGTGTGTAGCCTATGTGTAGATTAAAAGCTTTCTGCAAACTGTTTGCAAAATTCAATTTAGCCAACCGAAATAAAACAGCTTGGGCTACAtcaaaaagaaaactgaaaataCCTTTAATATTAAAAGTCGAATTTGGCAACAACCGATTACCTCCGTTTTTTCTTCTAGAACACGGTGGAGAATCAGTGAGCACACATTAAATGAGATCAACGTAAAATGAACAGTTCCAGCTTGGCCACTTTAGTTTTACTTTCGATTTTCCTATAGCTATAAAGTCAACAAGGAAATAACATTGTATAAGatatttttaattcaacaattCAATTCAAACAATGTAATAATTTCTGAGAAAATCACTGAACATCGATCATTTTGATTGTATTCacattttattcagtttatatacatataattacatttctctattttttacatttcaagtTTCACAGAGTTTTCTGACAGTGGCACGACTCTCAGACCATGTAATAGTGTACAGCAAGGTGCTTGGCACAAATAGTTGAGGAGTGGAGTGAGTCTCTGTGTcaactgtttttgttttctcgACACCACGAGGTGCATTGCAGCAAGAACTGTTCCTCTTATCGGGTTTGGGAACCTCCAGGAAGACGCAGGACCATGAAGAGAGTGGAGCGGTCCTTGATTTGGTGGTCTAAAAACGTATCATTGTCCTCCAGTTGTTTATCTGTGTACAGGAGCCTCATGGACGATGGGTCATCTCCTATATAATAAGATAGAAGATACATGAGtacagtaaagttagcaacagattcgcatTTTCCGGATCGACATGACAGAAACATGTTCCTACACAAATAGCTCTTTTCAAGCGCAAACAATCAAAAACTTATTTtccaatatattaaaattatatttacaaaataaaagatcaAACATTTTAACAGTTTGAAGAGGCATATTTAGTATTTATCTCACCTGCTTGTCCAGGTAACTTTTCtgcaactttcttttttaattccaAAATAGTGGTTTTATTGAAGTCTTCCTCTGAGCTGGCTACATCAATAGTTTTTTTCTCCCCCTTTATTCCAACAACCATGACCTGGTAAATCTTGCCCATCTAGGACGTGTGAAGAAAGACGTGTGAAGTGTGCACGTTTCGCTTTCTGTTTTTATAAGCGCACGTTAACGCCACCTCTTTGACAATATTTATGGTTTTCTTGGCTGACATTTATAACAATCGATGCACAACAGACTTAGCTTATATTTTTGTGATGTAATTGAATGACGTGGCTTTTAATTCGAAAAACTAATGTAATAAACAGTTTCAACTTTCAAAATCAACTCAAGGCGTGGCCGTGATGACAAAAACAATATCTGTAATGCATGGTTATAGGGCTAGTCTATTGAAATACTTTCCTGTAGAAATCACTAAATCCTAAAGTAAATTGTCCCCAGAACACAGCAGAAACCAGTAAAATGTACATTGACTCTTAATGTAATCTGTGAGGTGGATATAACAAGAACTTCCGCGATGATAGCATATCTCTTAAATTGAGAAATCATGTGACCTACTGTAAATCCTGAACAAAACACCACCAACTCGTGGGTTTCGTTTCTAAATCGACTTGAGCTGCAATAGAGATCAACAATGACGGAACAGCAGGAAGAAAAACGCTACGATCCCAACGACACGACTCTGAAGTTTGTAACGCGCAAGGATGAAATAAGTATGGGCGGCAGCTGATATTGATATGCTGAGTATTAAAACAATTGCTTATTTTTTCCTTAGATGCTATTCCTGTGAGATGCAAAATCATAGGTTGCAGTAGGACAAGCAGTTTGCAATCACAtaaaatttttttgtgtgtaggtGTAGGCTGAAAAATTATTGTTGACTTTAAAGG contains:
- the zgc:194655 gene encoding uncharacterized protein LOC794380 — encoded protein: MGKIYQVMVVGIKGEKKTIDVASSEEDFNKTTILELKKKVAEKLPGQAGDDPSSMRLLYTDKQLEDNDTFLDHQIKDRSTLFMVLRLPGGSQTR
- the casp23 gene encoding caspase-23 (The RefSeq protein has 4 substitutions compared to this genomic sequence), producing the protein MTEEVYWDEDLEVDAVVQNLSIHRYMRDSNSEVQLSNELVDFVELTCGHRMPVDYVVAWFKCYLKQKETDFSCPHFIVDQGKTCGAKLSYQEICQLIPLSDKQREFLEENLAAIVARRLFDFKSCPGCQSHVERRNRNNLCVKCTICTANMTQTYYFCWKCRREWKGVTNNAECCGNTGCGQSVTEPDPLKPCTSEFKAEKLMTEGKCIYPVKDKSPQRKRLALLINNVDFKDNVRTGADKDELSMERLLKGLGYSVVTLRDLSAQGMSTAMRDFSQRKEHADSDSCFVVLMSHGDESGICGIFDSSSQDDVFPPDEIFKCLNTPNCAGLRDKPKIILIQSCRGGKPGNVDVPDSVPIRGTRREHKEKDFCCFRSSTPDTVSYRNKEKGSHFIQDLVEIFNRHAYEDDIEELFRKVIMKFRETHDEQMPCKERTTLCKKFYLFPGL
- the LOC141375335 gene encoding ubiquitin carboxyl-terminal hydrolase 12A-like, with amino-acid sequence MTTPEKSSNDRNAVQYYGLTNQGATCYLNAVLQCLFMTEEFREEVLRYRSEDSLEKENILVQLQRLFRKLSKTVTTTEGVTRSLGIRNVFEQQDAVEYYRKILKTMGPLAFKVFEGKMINITKCGKCGKEMPETNTFISILLSINVENNKMYDVETGLKTFEEHSILDEDDWVYCDECDCKTKTETWTKIDEYPNVLTLHLKRFDFDYMQMRYEKNECRLDVPLTLPKKDNRPSYELYAVINHKGRYSGGHYEAIIKSYENGVWYCFDDSRVTETSETPLKNSSLPYMLLYRKKVFSPGSFSRPLRILLTGPSRSGKSTVGNIILGGDYFPCRSGSETVTKECMVKTVEKVTVVDTPNLFCLNKLSWAEEIEKCVKLSDPGPNVILWIIPISKFTEHQQGLFHTFRKQLDSGARSRITIIFTNGRELTKLGQTIDEFISKHRKLRQVVRCCQGRYHVIDNSDGHSYTSELLKKLSKMMPLEEAIAFPHKNCKICTKSKKFRGPVHLHIKKLLKNRIKRE